The Apium graveolens cultivar Ventura chromosome 11, ASM990537v1, whole genome shotgun sequence genome has a window encoding:
- the LOC141697789 gene encoding uncharacterized protein LOC141697789 isoform X1, translated as METIGEHGFNDYCSRELGLLRPTNFARRIYSSQAIVKRIGLYGKLEGHEGCVNAIQFNFSGEHLVSGSDDRQVKFWNWATKTLSFSYSSGHRDNIFQTKIMPFTEDRKIVTSAADGQVRLGEVLENGCVETKRISQHRGRVHNLAVEPGSPHTFYSCAEDGFVQHFDLRSKCATKLFCCSSLMDNDQQSMGIIRLNAIVIDPRNPNFFALGGSDEYARVYDIRRYQLDASSTVDKPVDTFCPAHLIKSHKVHITALSYSSTSELLISYSDELIYLFNKNMGLGPSPSSVENEDLQRHEKPEMYSGHRNSQTIKGVSFFGSNDEYVMSGSDCGRIYIWKKKGAELVRVMIGDGHIVNQLESHPQIPVIATCGIEKTVKLWAPSPKEFPPLPHDVEEILESNRQSRENNSRVALSPDVIMHVLRLHRRQALAYIERRYTRADVESDEEDIEALFGFPGGDASPEDGSGGTGDSTDCSIS; from the exons ATGGAAACAATCGGTGAACATGGATTTAATGATTATTGTAGCCGGGAACTTGGTCTCCTTCGCCCTACAAATTTCGCTCGTCGTATCTATTCTTCTCAG GCCATTGTTAAGCGAATAGGTCTCTATGGGAAGTTAGAAGGTCATGAGGGCTGTGTAAATGCGATTCAATTCAATTTTAGTGGTGAACACCTTGTGTCGGGATCTGATGACCGACAAGTTAAGTTCTGGAATTGGGCAACTAAAACTTTATCTTTTTCTTATTCATCTGGTCACAGAGATAACATATTCCAGACCAAAATCATGCCATTTACAGAGGACAGGAAGATTGTAACTTCTGCGGCTGATGGCCAG GTCAGACTTGGTGAGGTGTTGGAGAATGGCTGTGTGGAAACAAAAAGAATAAGTCAGCACCGAGGCCGTGTGCACAATCTTGCAGTGGAGCCAGGGAGCCCTCACACATTCTATAGCTGTGCGGAGGATGGTTTTGTTCAACAT TTTGATTTGCGAAGTAAATGTGCAACGAAGCTTTTCTGTTGCTCCTCTTTGATGGATAACGACCAGCAATCAATGGGAATCATAAGGTTGAACGCCATTGTCATCGATCCCAGAAATCCCAACTTTTTTGCCCTTGGTGGGTCCGATGAATATGCGCGTGTATATGACATCAGGAGATACCAGCTGGATGCATCAAGCACTGTAGATAAACCCGTTGATACATTTTGTCCCGCTCACCTGATTAAAAGTCATAAGGTTCACATCACGGCATTGTCTTACTCTAGCACCAGTGAACTCTTAATTTCTTACAGTGATGAGCTTATTTATCTGTTTAATAAGAATATGGGGTTAGGTCCTAGTCCATCGTctgtggaaaatgaagatttgcAGAGGCATGAAAAACCAGAGATGTATTCGGGTCATAGGAACTCTCAAACAATTAAAGGAGTGAGTTTCTTTGGTTCCAATGATGAGTATGTTATGAGTGGATCTGACTGTGGTCGTATATATATATGGAAGAAGAAAGGAGCTGAACTTGTGCGTGTGATGATAGGTGATGGGCACATAGTAAATCAGCTGGAATCTCATCCCCAGATCCCTGTTATTGCTACCTGTGGAATAGAAAAGACTGTAAAGCTTTGGGCTCCGTCACCAAAAGAATTTCCTCCTCTGCCTCATGATGTCGAAGAG ATTTTGGAGTCCAATAGGCAAAGCCGGGAAAATAATTCACGGGTCGCACTTTCCCCGGACGTAATCATGCATGTTTTGCGGCTGCACAGGAGACAAGCATTGGCTTATATTGAAAGAAGATATACCAGAGCTGATGTTGAGAGTGATGAGGAGGACATTGAGGCCTTGTTTGGTTTTCCTGGCGGTGATGCCTCTCCTGAAGATGGTAGTGGTGGTACTGGGGACTCCACAGATTGCAGCATAAGTTAA
- the LOC141697789 gene encoding uncharacterized protein LOC141697789 isoform X2 — MGSSAIVKRIGLYGKLEGHEGCVNAIQFNFSGEHLVSGSDDRQVKFWNWATKTLSFSYSSGHRDNIFQTKIMPFTEDRKIVTSAADGQVRLGEVLENGCVETKRISQHRGRVHNLAVEPGSPHTFYSCAEDGFVQHFDLRSKCATKLFCCSSLMDNDQQSMGIIRLNAIVIDPRNPNFFALGGSDEYARVYDIRRYQLDASSTVDKPVDTFCPAHLIKSHKVHITALSYSSTSELLISYSDELIYLFNKNMGLGPSPSSVENEDLQRHEKPEMYSGHRNSQTIKGVSFFGSNDEYVMSGSDCGRIYIWKKKGAELVRVMIGDGHIVNQLESHPQIPVIATCGIEKTVKLWAPSPKEFPPLPHDVEEILESNRQSRENNSRVALSPDVIMHVLRLHRRQALAYIERRYTRADVESDEEDIEALFGFPGGDASPEDGSGGTGDSTDCSIS; from the exons ATGGGAAGCAGT GCCATTGTTAAGCGAATAGGTCTCTATGGGAAGTTAGAAGGTCATGAGGGCTGTGTAAATGCGATTCAATTCAATTTTAGTGGTGAACACCTTGTGTCGGGATCTGATGACCGACAAGTTAAGTTCTGGAATTGGGCAACTAAAACTTTATCTTTTTCTTATTCATCTGGTCACAGAGATAACATATTCCAGACCAAAATCATGCCATTTACAGAGGACAGGAAGATTGTAACTTCTGCGGCTGATGGCCAG GTCAGACTTGGTGAGGTGTTGGAGAATGGCTGTGTGGAAACAAAAAGAATAAGTCAGCACCGAGGCCGTGTGCACAATCTTGCAGTGGAGCCAGGGAGCCCTCACACATTCTATAGCTGTGCGGAGGATGGTTTTGTTCAACAT TTTGATTTGCGAAGTAAATGTGCAACGAAGCTTTTCTGTTGCTCCTCTTTGATGGATAACGACCAGCAATCAATGGGAATCATAAGGTTGAACGCCATTGTCATCGATCCCAGAAATCCCAACTTTTTTGCCCTTGGTGGGTCCGATGAATATGCGCGTGTATATGACATCAGGAGATACCAGCTGGATGCATCAAGCACTGTAGATAAACCCGTTGATACATTTTGTCCCGCTCACCTGATTAAAAGTCATAAGGTTCACATCACGGCATTGTCTTACTCTAGCACCAGTGAACTCTTAATTTCTTACAGTGATGAGCTTATTTATCTGTTTAATAAGAATATGGGGTTAGGTCCTAGTCCATCGTctgtggaaaatgaagatttgcAGAGGCATGAAAAACCAGAGATGTATTCGGGTCATAGGAACTCTCAAACAATTAAAGGAGTGAGTTTCTTTGGTTCCAATGATGAGTATGTTATGAGTGGATCTGACTGTGGTCGTATATATATATGGAAGAAGAAAGGAGCTGAACTTGTGCGTGTGATGATAGGTGATGGGCACATAGTAAATCAGCTGGAATCTCATCCCCAGATCCCTGTTATTGCTACCTGTGGAATAGAAAAGACTGTAAAGCTTTGGGCTCCGTCACCAAAAGAATTTCCTCCTCTGCCTCATGATGTCGAAGAG ATTTTGGAGTCCAATAGGCAAAGCCGGGAAAATAATTCACGGGTCGCACTTTCCCCGGACGTAATCATGCATGTTTTGCGGCTGCACAGGAGACAAGCATTGGCTTATATTGAAAGAAGATATACCAGAGCTGATGTTGAGAGTGATGAGGAGGACATTGAGGCCTTGTTTGGTTTTCCTGGCGGTGATGCCTCTCCTGAAGATGGTAGTGGTGGTACTGGGGACTCCACAGATTGCAGCATAAGTTAA